In one window of Bacteriovorax sp. BAL6_X DNA:
- a CDS encoding sigma-54 dependent transcriptional regulator: MKNDFNFLTDTFSNDESDNEVKIDQGRKPVIIVVEDDQTLSAMITKYLSKKINLEVISFSSPTPAIEHITKNQVDRFCLITDISFEDNSSDGLYLIDLLKERGLTFSSIAMTGFASIETAIAATKKGVFHYLTKPFELEALKDLVVRALVHKLEYRESLEITSGINNANDKRSLGTKYKLEMPTEDDMFCGMIGRSKPMRKIFERIKKVASSSSTILIGGPSGTGKELVAKAIHLSSNRNHNKIVNVNCGAIPGELLESELFGHEKGAFTGAVSNRMGRFEAADGGSIFLDEIGDMPLLLQVKLLRVLQQREIERVGSSTTTPVDVRIITATHRNLEDSVQQGNFREDLYYRLNVIPIKIPALKDRREDIPLLISYFLSRFVSADGRNDIELDDETFEILMSYEWPGNVRELENLIERLVILRGGNKIRPQDLPPKILALTNRSTIDTDDLVSLPDNGINLKDFMNEVEESLIKQALIKTNGNKNQASKLLQMNRTTLIEKMKKRNLDVNIQQ, encoded by the coding sequence ATGAAGAATGATTTTAATTTTCTAACTGATACATTCTCAAATGATGAATCAGATAATGAAGTAAAAATCGATCAAGGAAGAAAACCAGTGATTATTGTCGTGGAAGATGATCAAACTCTTTCCGCAATGATAACTAAGTATCTAAGTAAGAAGATAAACCTAGAAGTTATTAGCTTTTCTTCTCCAACACCTGCAATCGAGCATATTACTAAAAACCAAGTTGATCGCTTTTGTTTAATTACAGACATTAGCTTTGAAGATAATTCGTCTGACGGGCTCTATCTAATCGACTTATTAAAAGAGCGTGGCCTAACTTTTAGTTCTATCGCAATGACGGGCTTCGCCTCTATTGAAACAGCAATAGCGGCAACTAAGAAAGGTGTTTTTCACTACCTAACCAAGCCGTTTGAATTAGAAGCTCTAAAAGACCTTGTCGTTAGGGCCCTTGTTCATAAGCTTGAGTATCGTGAAAGTCTCGAAATTACTTCTGGTATAAACAACGCCAATGATAAACGTTCACTTGGAACTAAGTATAAGTTAGAGATGCCTACTGAAGACGATATGTTTTGTGGGATGATAGGGCGTTCTAAACCAATGAGAAAAATCTTTGAACGGATTAAGAAGGTTGCGTCCTCGAGTTCAACGATTTTAATTGGTGGACCTTCTGGAACAGGGAAAGAGCTTGTTGCAAAGGCAATTCATTTATCATCAAATCGTAATCATAATAAAATTGTTAATGTAAACTGTGGTGCCATTCCTGGTGAACTTTTGGAAAGTGAACTCTTTGGCCATGAAAAGGGAGCCTTTACAGGAGCAGTCTCAAATCGTATGGGACGCTTTGAAGCTGCTGATGGTGGATCAATTTTCTTAGATGAGATTGGTGATATGCCACTACTTTTACAAGTAAAACTTTTAAGAGTTCTTCAACAAAGAGAAATTGAGCGTGTTGGTTCTTCGACGACGACTCCTGTTGATGTGCGCATTATTACGGCCACTCATAGAAATCTTGAAGACTCTGTTCAACAGGGTAATTTCAGAGAAGACCTTTACTATAGACTTAATGTTATTCCGATTAAAATTCCAGCATTAAAAGATCGAAGAGAGGATATTCCACTTTTAATTTCATATTTCCTATCGCGTTTTGTAAGTGCTGATGGAAGAAATGATATTGAATTAGATGATGAGACTTTTGAAATTCTTATGTCTTATGAATGGCCTGGTAACGTTCGTGAACTAGAGAATTTAATTGAAAGACTTGTTATCTTAAGAGGTGGAAATAAAATTAGACCTCAAGATCTACCACCAAAAATTCTAGCTCTAACAAATCGCTCGACAATTGATACTGATGATCTTGTTAGTCTTCCAGATAATGGTATAAATTTAAAAGATTTTATGAATGAAGTAGAAGAGTCTTTAATTAAGCAGGCACTTATTAAAACAAATGGTAATAAAAACCAAGCTTCAAAGCTACTACAGATGAATCGTACAACGCTTATTGAAAAAATGAAGAAGAGAAATTTAGACGTTAATATTCAACAATAA
- the metK gene encoding methionine adenosyltransferase, translating to MLKDFTFTSESVTEGHPDKIADQISDAVLDAMLEQDPKSRVACETMITTGLVVLAGEITSTANIDFQETVRNKIREIGYDHSDKGFDANTCGVMVALDKQSPDIAQGVNIGEGTYTELGAGDQGLMFGYACNETDNYMPMTIDLSHRLAERLSEVRKNGVLGELRADGKTQVSAQYEDGKLSRIDAIVVSTQHSDNMTLSQVQEAVREEVVNKVVPASLVDNNTKYFINPTGKFVIGGPMGDCGLTGRKIIVDTYGGHGAHGGGAFSGKDPTKVDRSAAYATRQIAKHIVAAGLADKALVQVAYAIGVAEPMSLLVDTFGTEKVDVAKINNAVNQIFDMKPAAIIERLDLLRPIYSPTAAYGHFGRTKDGFFPWEELSYVEKLKALCL from the coding sequence GTGCTAAAAGATTTTACATTCACTTCTGAATCAGTAACAGAAGGGCACCCTGATAAAATTGCGGATCAAATCAGTGATGCGGTACTTGATGCGATGTTAGAACAAGATCCAAAATCTCGTGTTGCTTGTGAAACTATGATCACAACAGGTCTAGTTGTTCTTGCAGGTGAGATTACTTCTACAGCTAATATCGATTTCCAAGAAACAGTAAGAAATAAAATTAGAGAGATTGGATACGATCACTCTGATAAAGGTTTTGATGCTAATACTTGTGGTGTAATGGTTGCTCTTGATAAGCAATCACCAGATATTGCTCAAGGTGTAAACATTGGCGAAGGTACATATACAGAATTAGGTGCTGGTGACCAGGGTCTAATGTTTGGTTACGCTTGTAACGAAACTGATAACTATATGCCAATGACAATTGATCTTTCACACAGACTTGCGGAAAGACTTTCAGAAGTTAGAAAGAATGGAGTTTTAGGTGAGCTTAGAGCTGATGGTAAAACACAGGTTTCTGCACAATATGAAGATGGTAAACTATCTCGTATTGATGCAATTGTTGTTTCTACTCAACACTCTGACAATATGACACTTTCACAAGTTCAAGAAGCAGTAAGAGAAGAAGTTGTTAATAAAGTTGTTCCAGCATCACTTGTTGATAACAACACAAAATACTTCATTAACCCAACTGGTAAATTTGTTATCGGTGGGCCAATGGGTGACTGTGGTCTAACTGGTAGAAAGATTATCGTTGATACTTACGGTGGTCACGGTGCTCACGGTGGTGGAGCATTCTCTGGTAAAGATCCAACTAAGGTCGACCGTTCAGCAGCTTATGCGACAAGACAAATTGCTAAGCATATTGTTGCTGCAGGTCTTGCTGATAAAGCTCTAGTACAAGTTGCATATGCAATTGGTGTTGCTGAGCCAATGTCACTTCTTGTTGATACTTTCGGTACAGAAAAAGTAGACGTTGCTAAGATTAACAATGCTGTTAACCAAATCTTTGATATGAAGCCAGCGGCTATTATTGAAAGACTTGATCTGCTTAGACCAATCTATTCACCAACAGCTGCTTACGGGCACTTTGGTAGAACTAAAGATGGTTTCTTCCCTTGGGAAGAATTAAGCTATGTGGAGAAGTTAAAAGCTCTTTGCCTTTAA